One window from the genome of Streptomyces sp. NBC_01476 encodes:
- a CDS encoding TetR/AcrR family transcriptional regulator, producing the protein MNATGEGAGEADGGKPVRTGRPRSEARRAAILAAAGDLMIEGGLRAATMEAIAARAGVGKATIYKWWPSRGAVALEGFMLRAADSWSIPEGVTATEALRILAVAAVRLFTRTPAGPLMRALAADAQSDPEIAQALREQWLSPRRAVAAEIIRKGIESGELRRDLDVNATLDLVFAPVYYRLLFSHDSLDDALAERSVEYLLDGIAGPGNSRDTRHAHTERNVQ; encoded by the coding sequence GTGAACGCGACCGGAGAGGGCGCCGGCGAGGCGGACGGCGGCAAGCCCGTACGCACCGGGCGCCCGCGCAGCGAAGCGCGGCGGGCCGCGATCCTGGCGGCGGCGGGCGACCTCATGATCGAGGGCGGTCTGCGGGCGGCCACGATGGAGGCGATCGCGGCCCGCGCCGGGGTGGGCAAGGCGACCATCTACAAGTGGTGGCCCTCGCGCGGCGCGGTCGCGCTGGAGGGCTTCATGCTGCGCGCCGCCGACTCCTGGTCGATCCCCGAAGGGGTCACGGCCACGGAGGCGCTGCGCATCCTGGCGGTGGCGGCCGTCCGCCTGTTCACGCGGACCCCGGCCGGCCCGCTGATGCGCGCGCTGGCCGCCGACGCGCAATCGGACCCCGAGATCGCCCAGGCGCTGCGCGAACAGTGGCTCAGCCCGCGCCGCGCGGTCGCGGCGGAGATCATCCGCAAGGGGATCGAATCCGGCGAACTGCGCCGGGACCTGGACGTCAACGCCACGCTCGACCTGGTCTTCGCACCGGTCTACTACCGCCTGCTCTTCAGCCACGATTCCCTCGACGACGCCCTCGCCGAACGCTCCGTGGAATACCTCCTCGATGGGATCGCGGGCCCCGGGAATAGCCGCGATACCCGCCACGCTCATACTGAACGCAATGTTCAGTAA
- a CDS encoding DUF6191 domain-containing protein — protein sequence MDELFVPGRKHAEDERNRLELTREDEGSSDPARGPIDLASGTVTVRPPRRPAQTPPPGSQD from the coding sequence ATGGATGAGCTGTTCGTACCGGGGCGCAAGCACGCCGAGGACGAACGCAACCGCCTGGAACTGACCCGCGAGGACGAAGGCAGCAGTGACCCGGCGCGGGGACCGATAGACCTCGCCTCCGGCACCGTGACGGTCCGCCCGCCCCGGCGGCCCGCGCAGACACCCCCGCCCGGCTCCCAGGACTGA
- the pflA gene encoding pyruvate formate-lyase-activating protein has translation MTSSPHTRDAALTGRVHSWDLSTGVDGPGTRFVLFLNGCPLRCLYCANPDTRYMRDGKLTTVDEIMAEIEKYRAFVTAAGGGVTVTGGEPLLQHAFTAEIFRRCRQLGLHTALDTSGFLGAAADERLLADTSLVLLDIKSFDITTYRRLTGQSLAPTLSFAGRLDRLGVPVWIRYVLVPGWTDDPVAVDGLAALLAGLGNVERVDVLPFHKLGSAKYEALGIPFPLAGNPVPDAATLSRVREQFRAHGLRAQ, from the coding sequence GTGACCAGCAGCCCGCACACCAGGGACGCGGCCTTGACCGGCCGCGTCCACTCCTGGGACCTGTCGACCGGGGTCGACGGGCCCGGGACCCGGTTCGTCCTCTTCCTCAACGGCTGCCCGCTGCGCTGCCTCTACTGCGCCAACCCCGACACCCGGTACATGCGCGACGGCAAGCTCACCACGGTGGACGAGATCATGGCGGAGATCGAGAAGTACCGCGCCTTCGTCACCGCCGCGGGCGGCGGGGTGACCGTCACCGGCGGTGAACCGCTGCTCCAGCACGCCTTCACCGCCGAGATCTTCCGCCGCTGCCGGCAACTGGGTCTGCACACCGCCCTGGACACCTCCGGGTTCCTCGGCGCGGCCGCGGACGAGCGGCTCCTGGCCGACACCAGCCTGGTGCTGCTCGACATCAAGTCGTTCGACATCACCACCTACCGCCGGCTCACCGGCCAGTCGCTCGCCCCCACGCTCAGCTTCGCCGGGCGCCTGGACCGGCTCGGCGTCCCGGTGTGGATCCGGTACGTCCTGGTCCCCGGCTGGACCGACGACCCGGTCGCGGTCGACGGCCTCGCGGCGCTCCTCGCGGGCCTGGGCAACGTCGAGCGCGTGGACGTGCTTCCCTTCCACAAGCTGGGCAGCGCCAAGTACGAAGCCCTCGGCATCCCCTTCCCGCTCGCCGGCAATCCCGTGCCGGACGCCGCCACGCTGTCCCGTGTCAGGGAGCAGTTCCGCGCGCACGGTCTCAGGGCTCAGTGA
- a CDS encoding SDR family NAD(P)-dependent oxidoreductase produces the protein MTTTLITGANKGLGYETARRLIAAGHTVYVGSRDAERGRRAADELGARLVLIDVTDDASVAAAADAIAADGGLDVLVNNAGVEGRTPDGGVVGAAELTAGLMRPLLETNVLGVVRVTHAFLPLLQRSAAPVVVNLSSGLASMARITAEGTPTYAYPGVAYPASKAALNVITVQYAKAFPNMRINAVEPGYTKTDLNANTGTQTVEEGAEIIVRMAQVGPDGPTGGYFDANGPLPW, from the coding sequence ATGACGACAACACTGATCACCGGAGCGAACAAGGGACTCGGCTACGAGACCGCCCGTCGGCTCATCGCCGCGGGACACACCGTCTACGTCGGCAGCAGGGACGCCGAACGCGGCCGGCGGGCCGCGGACGAACTGGGCGCGCGGCTGGTCCTCATCGATGTCACGGATGACGCGTCGGTCGCCGCGGCGGCGGACGCCATCGCCGCCGACGGCGGGCTTGACGTGCTCGTCAACAACGCCGGCGTCGAAGGACGGACACCGGACGGGGGCGTGGTCGGCGCCGCCGAGCTGACCGCCGGCTTGATGCGGCCACTGCTGGAGACGAACGTCCTCGGCGTGGTGCGCGTCACCCACGCGTTCCTGCCGCTGCTGCAGCGGTCCGCCGCCCCGGTCGTGGTCAACCTCAGCAGCGGCCTGGCCTCGATGGCCCGGATCACGGCCGAAGGCACACCGACCTACGCCTACCCGGGCGTCGCCTACCCGGCGTCGAAGGCCGCGCTCAACGTGATCACCGTGCAGTACGCGAAGGCCTTCCCGAACATGCGGATCAACGCGGTGGAACCCGGCTACACCAAGACGGACCTCAACGCGAACACCGGTACGCAGACCGTCGAGGAAGGCGCGGAGATCATCGTCCGCATGGCGCAGGTGGGCCCCGACGGCCCGACCGGCGGGTACTTCGACGCCAACGGCCCCCTCCCCTGGTAG
- a CDS encoding MFS transporter: MRTRTERPSAPTATPERSPVEPTGPGRSLRWVVLTLAFACGASVANLYYAQPLLGLLGRSFGVGQGTATIVVTATQIGYALGLALLLPLGDLLENRRLASRTLLLTAAALAVAAFAPDFWVFLAVSALIGVTSVVAQILIPLAAHLAPEESRGRLVGQVMSGLLLGIMLARSVASFAAAAWGWRSIYVISAVVMLLTSIALTKVLPVRRPAHTARYGSLLASVGRLARTEPVLIRRALTQAGMFGAFTAYWTAVSYELVDRHHLSQGGVAVFALVGAAGAASAPVAGRLGDAGHGVAGRATAILLGLVAMLIAGLGVSHLVLLALGGILLDFAVQSHQVLGQRDIYALRPDARARINSVYMTSIFLGGAASSAVTGPVYETWGWSGVTIMAAALMAGGLTIWAAEHLPRRRPAAAPVRPRP, from the coding sequence ATGCGCACACGTACCGAACGCCCCTCGGCCCCGACGGCGACCCCTGAGCGGAGCCCCGTCGAGCCGACCGGACCGGGGCGTTCCCTGCGGTGGGTGGTGCTGACCCTGGCGTTCGCCTGCGGGGCGAGCGTGGCGAACCTCTACTACGCGCAGCCGCTGCTCGGTCTGCTCGGCCGCTCCTTCGGGGTCGGCCAGGGCACGGCGACGATCGTGGTCACGGCCACGCAGATCGGGTACGCGCTCGGCCTCGCGCTCCTGCTGCCGCTCGGTGACCTGCTGGAGAACCGGCGGCTGGCGTCCCGGACGCTGCTGCTGACGGCTGCCGCGCTCGCCGTGGCGGCGTTCGCGCCGGACTTCTGGGTCTTCCTCGCGGTCTCCGCCCTGATCGGCGTGACGTCGGTGGTCGCCCAGATCCTGATCCCGCTGGCCGCCCACCTCGCACCCGAGGAGTCACGCGGCAGGCTGGTCGGCCAGGTGATGAGCGGCCTCCTGCTGGGCATCATGCTGGCCCGGTCCGTCGCCAGCTTCGCCGCGGCGGCCTGGGGCTGGCGCAGCATCTATGTGATCTCCGCCGTGGTCATGCTGCTCACCTCCATCGCCCTGACGAAGGTGCTGCCGGTGCGCCGGCCGGCTCACACCGCGCGCTACGGAAGCCTGCTGGCGTCCGTCGGCCGGCTGGCCCGCACCGAACCGGTCCTCATCCGCAGGGCGTTGACGCAGGCGGGCATGTTCGGGGCGTTCACGGCGTACTGGACCGCGGTCTCGTACGAACTCGTCGACCGTCACCACCTCTCGCAAGGAGGCGTCGCCGTCTTCGCCCTGGTCGGTGCAGCCGGAGCGGCGTCGGCGCCGGTCGCCGGGCGGCTGGGCGACGCGGGACACGGCGTGGCCGGCCGCGCGACGGCGATCCTCCTGGGGCTGGTCGCCATGCTGATCGCGGGCCTCGGTGTGTCGCACCTCGTCCTTCTGGCCCTCGGCGGCATCCTGCTCGACTTCGCCGTCCAGAGCCATCAGGTCCTCGGCCAGCGCGACATCTACGCGCTGCGCCCGGACGCCCGCGCCCGTATCAACTCCGTCTACATGACCAGCATCTTCCTCGGCGGCGCCGCGTCCTCGGCCGTCACCGGTCCGGTGTACGAAACGTGGGGCTGGAGCGGAGTGACCATCATGGCCGCCGCGCTCATGGCCGGCGGACTGACGATCTGGGCCGCCGAGCACCTCCCCCGCCGCCGGCCGGCCGCCGCCCCGGTGCGGCCCCGCCCCTGA
- a CDS encoding helix-turn-helix transcriptional regulator: MATSEFGQTVRRWRDRVAPEAAGLPAGGHRRAAGLRREELALLAGISVDYVTRLEQGRAAHPSEQVVEALGRALRLSGAEREHLFHVAGLVPPGQGTVPAYITPSVQRLLDRLTGTPVAVFDAAWTLLLASPLYGALMGDPSGWRGNERNAVWRNLVGPRGRVRHTPQARRAFEVALVADLRSTASRYPADQRLRRLVAELRTNSARFAELWDAGTVGRHEASRKTVEHPQVGPLTLDCDVLTVAGSDLRIMIYTAEPGTEDAERLALLAVLGTQTLVGHPEQPGPRR; this comes from the coding sequence ATGGCAACCTCGGAGTTCGGGCAGACGGTGAGGCGCTGGCGCGACCGCGTCGCGCCGGAGGCGGCCGGGCTGCCGGCCGGCGGGCACCGGCGGGCGGCGGGGTTGCGCCGCGAGGAACTGGCGCTGCTGGCCGGGATCTCGGTCGACTACGTCACCCGCCTCGAACAGGGCCGGGCGGCCCACCCCTCGGAGCAGGTCGTCGAGGCGCTGGGGCGGGCGTTGCGGCTGTCGGGAGCCGAGCGGGAACATCTCTTCCACGTCGCAGGACTCGTACCGCCGGGACAGGGCACCGTGCCCGCCTACATCACACCGAGCGTCCAGCGGCTGCTGGACCGGCTGACCGGTACGCCTGTCGCGGTGTTCGACGCGGCCTGGACGCTGCTGCTGGCCAGTCCGCTGTACGGGGCCCTGATGGGCGATCCGTCCGGGTGGCGGGGCAACGAGCGCAACGCGGTGTGGCGCAACCTCGTCGGGCCGCGCGGCCGGGTCCGCCATACCCCGCAGGCCCGGCGCGCGTTCGAGGTCGCGCTGGTCGCCGATCTGCGCTCCACCGCGAGCCGGTACCCCGCGGACCAGCGGCTGCGCCGGCTGGTCGCGGAACTGCGCACGAACAGCGCGCGTTTCGCCGAGCTGTGGGACGCCGGGACCGTGGGCCGGCACGAGGCGTCGCGCAAGACCGTCGAGCACCCGCAGGTGGGTCCGCTCACGCTGGACTGCGACGTGCTCACCGTCGCGGGCAGCGATCTGCGGATCATGATCTACACGGCCGAGCCGGGCACCGAGGACGCGGAACGGCTCGCGCTCCTGGCCGTCCTGGGCACCCAGACGCTCGTCGGGCACCCGGAGCAGCCGGGCCCGCGGCGCTGA
- a CDS encoding NUDIX hydrolase family protein, whose translation MADMTETTPGWLAPDELELTRARMPILYVDAVPVRVDDSGEVTHIGLLLRMGPDGTVSRTLVSGRVLHHERVRDALMRHLEKDLGPVALPRIPVSLQPFTVAEYFPTQGVTPYHDPRQHAVSLAYVVAVAGDCRPRQDALDLVWFTPQEASSPQLQEEMPGGRGVLLKQALAHVGCLS comes from the coding sequence ATGGCTGACATGACCGAAACCACGCCAGGCTGGCTCGCCCCCGACGAGCTGGAGCTGACGCGCGCCCGTATGCCGATCCTGTATGTCGACGCCGTGCCCGTACGGGTGGACGACAGCGGGGAAGTCACCCACATCGGCCTCCTGCTGCGGATGGGGCCGGACGGGACGGTGAGCCGCACCCTCGTCTCGGGTCGCGTCCTGCACCACGAGCGTGTCCGCGACGCCCTGATGCGCCACTTGGAGAAGGACCTCGGCCCGGTGGCGCTGCCCCGGATCCCGGTCTCCCTGCAGCCTTTCACCGTCGCCGAGTACTTCCCGACCCAGGGGGTCACGCCGTACCACGACCCCCGGCAGCACGCGGTGTCCCTCGCCTACGTCGTAGCCGTCGCGGGCGACTGCCGCCCCCGCCAGGACGCCCTCGACCTCGTCTGGTTCACCCCGCAGGAAGCGTCGTCCCCCCAGCTGCAGGAGGAGATGCCGGGCGGCCGGGGCGTGCTCCTCAAACAGGCCCTGGCCCACGTCGGCTGCCTGTCCTGA
- the pflB gene encoding formate C-acetyltransferase, translated as MTTTTVRTTREAPVAAWHGFTEGPWRQEIAVRDFIQANYTPYEGDASFLAGATERTRAVWEKVSSLFPEERRKGVLDVDAATPSTITSHRPGFIDPERELIVGLQTDAPLKRAIMPNGGLRMVETSLRAYGYEPDPFVTRVFGTYRKTHNDGVFDAYTPEMRRARKAGIVTGLPDAYGRGRIIGDYRRVALYGTTRLIEAKRAERARLDSHASTAEVIRDREELAEQIRALGELEEMAATYGCDVSRPAGTAREAVQWLYLGYLGAVKEQNGAAMSLGRTSTFLDIYLARDLAEGLIDETGAQELIDDFVIKLRIVRFLRTPAYDALFSGDPTWVTESIGGIGSDGRTLVTRTSFRFLQTLYNLGPAPEPNLTVLWSPRLPEGFKRYCAQVSIDTSSIQYESDELLRPVTGDDTAIACCVSAMKVGKQMQFFGARVNLAKALLYAINGGRDEMSGVQVAPATVPLSGEYLDFDELYAAFDRTLEWLAGLYVDTLNVIHYMHDKYAYERLEMALHDHPVHRWMACGIAGLSVAADSLAAVKYARVRVVRDEAGHAVDYVVEGEFPAYGNNDDRADAIAADLVRSFMAKLQRHPTYRGAVHTQSVLTITSNVVYGKHTGNTPDGRRAGAPFAPGANPMNGRDRHGLAASALSVAKIPYEAARDGISLTSTVTPEGLGHDPAERAGNLVGILDGYTGAGGFHMNVNVLDRATLEDAMEHPENHPDLTIRVSGYAVNFIRLTREQQLDVISRTFHGAL; from the coding sequence ATGACCACCACCACCGTCCGAACGACACGAGAAGCACCCGTCGCCGCCTGGCACGGCTTCACCGAGGGACCGTGGCGCCAGGAGATCGCGGTCCGCGACTTCATCCAGGCCAACTACACGCCCTACGAAGGCGACGCGTCGTTCCTCGCCGGTGCCACCGAACGCACCCGGGCGGTGTGGGAGAAGGTCTCCTCGCTCTTTCCCGAGGAGCGCCGCAAGGGCGTCCTCGACGTCGACGCGGCGACGCCGTCCACCATCACCTCCCACCGGCCCGGATTCATCGACCCGGAACGGGAGCTGATCGTCGGCCTGCAGACCGACGCACCGCTGAAGCGCGCGATCATGCCGAACGGCGGCCTGCGGATGGTCGAGACGAGTCTGCGCGCCTACGGGTACGAACCCGACCCGTTCGTCACCCGGGTCTTCGGCACCTACCGCAAGACGCACAACGACGGTGTCTTCGACGCTTACACGCCGGAGATGCGGCGTGCCCGCAAGGCCGGCATCGTCACCGGTCTGCCGGACGCCTACGGCCGCGGCCGGATCATCGGCGACTACCGCCGTGTCGCGCTGTACGGCACCACCCGGCTGATCGAGGCCAAGCGCGCCGAGCGGGCGCGGCTTGACTCGCACGCCTCCACCGCCGAGGTCATCCGCGACCGTGAGGAACTGGCCGAGCAGATCAGGGCCTTGGGCGAGCTGGAGGAGATGGCGGCCACATACGGCTGCGACGTCAGCCGCCCGGCCGGGACGGCACGCGAGGCGGTGCAGTGGCTCTACCTCGGCTACCTGGGCGCGGTGAAGGAGCAGAACGGCGCGGCGATGTCGCTCGGCCGCACCTCGACCTTCCTGGACATCTACCTGGCCCGCGACCTCGCCGAGGGGCTGATCGACGAGACCGGTGCGCAGGAGCTGATCGACGATTTCGTGATCAAGCTGCGGATCGTACGGTTCCTGCGGACGCCCGCGTACGACGCGCTCTTCTCCGGCGACCCGACCTGGGTCACCGAGTCGATCGGCGGTATCGGGAGCGACGGCCGCACGCTCGTCACCCGCACCTCCTTCCGTTTCCTGCAGACCCTGTACAACCTGGGTCCCGCGCCCGAGCCGAACCTCACCGTGCTGTGGTCGCCGCGCCTGCCGGAGGGCTTCAAGCGCTACTGCGCCCAGGTCTCGATCGACACCTCCTCGATCCAGTACGAGTCGGACGAACTGCTGCGCCCCGTCACCGGGGACGACACCGCCATCGCGTGCTGCGTGTCGGCGATGAAGGTCGGCAAGCAGATGCAGTTCTTCGGCGCGCGGGTCAACCTCGCCAAGGCCCTGCTGTACGCGATCAACGGCGGCCGGGACGAGATGTCCGGCGTGCAGGTGGCGCCGGCCACCGTGCCGCTCTCCGGTGAGTACCTGGACTTCGACGAGCTGTACGCGGCCTTCGACCGGACCCTGGAGTGGCTGGCCGGCCTGTACGTGGACACCCTCAACGTCATCCACTACATGCACGACAAGTACGCCTACGAGCGGCTGGAGATGGCCCTGCACGACCACCCGGTCCACCGCTGGATGGCCTGCGGCATCGCCGGCCTGTCGGTGGCCGCCGACAGCCTCGCCGCGGTCAAGTACGCCCGGGTGCGGGTGGTCCGTGACGAGGCCGGCCACGCGGTGGACTACGTCGTGGAAGGCGAGTTCCCTGCTTACGGCAACAACGACGACCGCGCGGACGCCATCGCGGCGGATCTGGTGCGTTCCTTCATGGCCAAGCTCCAGCGCCACCCCACCTACCGGGGCGCGGTGCACACCCAGTCGGTGCTCACCATCACCTCGAACGTCGTCTACGGCAAGCACACCGGCAACACCCCGGACGGCCGCCGCGCCGGTGCGCCCTTCGCGCCGGGGGCGAACCCCATGAACGGACGGGACCGGCACGGTCTGGCCGCCTCCGCGCTGTCGGTGGCCAAGATCCCCTACGAGGCGGCCCGCGACGGCATCTCCCTGACCTCCACCGTCACCCCGGAGGGACTGGGCCACGATCCGGCCGAGCGCGCCGGCAACCTGGTGGGCATCCTCGACGGCTACACCGGGGCCGGCGGTTTCCACATGAACGTCAACGTCCTGGACCGCGCCACCCTGGAGGACGCCATGGAACACCCGGAGAACCACCCGGACCTGACCATCCGGGTCTCCGGTTACGCCGTCAACTTCATCCGTCTCACCCGCGAGCAGCAGCTCGATGTGATCAGCCGCACCTTCCACGGTGCCCTGTGA
- a CDS encoding alpha-L-rhamnosidase-related protein produces MVPERRVRGRRRVAAALSCVLALLVWAPAPTASAAAPGTPWPAAPDWQSYVQAPSSATVCPTAVTSTSGAVTGAQNLVCGGSGTATLTLTAGGATPTVVLDYGKNVGGVPYFDVRAASGSPTLQAGYSQARQYLTATGDAAQPWAEGDPARHDTYTVSGPGTITNRYEQGGERYEEITLTSPGSLTLGAAGLHYIADRTTADGYQGYFVSSSDELNRIWYDGAYTGQLDSAPTGSLPGSWTITGGVLDNFGGNAGLLRQGTSWGDYTTTFDTRIIADQAGWVVRGQDADNGYVFILNAADDTAGTPNTLQEFDVHDGTYTSVGTAPLPTSLAPDTWHTVTTTAAGTTVTVFLDGVKVAAVDSASFPAGTRAYPAGTVGLREFNGEEADFRNLSVVASSGATLYSNPLSSATALADFTVPGVNTLPSILDGAARDRAVWSGDLNIEGPTVYYSTGNASYLKGALQLLGSYQLSSGFVAGDKPPQSPLHTGAPIAGTTGDYSASYSVYWLLGLGSYYLYTGDTAFIQQEWPVVRNELAWNASQLDGNGLLTTTAADGADWDFYDSNKTGEVTAYNLLYYRALLDGAQIATGAGQGAQAAAYTQQAAALKSAINAHLFNTTTGLYLTSSTQTSSVAQDANALAVLYGVAPAGRAASILASLKSRLWTSPYGPLPFSSDAGNRPLVSPFISGYELQARLADNDTANAGQLLSSVWGHMITAGGYEGGTMWENVSAADGTPGLGSGTSLAHGWSTAPTSALSGYVLGIQPASPGYATWSVQPHPGDLAWAEGKAPTPHGAVQVSWAGEHGAGEFAMSVTAPSGTSGTIAVPTFGAASPVVAVNGQVVFSGGVFTAAPGVGGAHQDADYVYLTGVQPGTYTVAANPGGTAPAGYTLCAQQNGTCAFTGTQSVAYGAAGIYDYRTVTGGTPCDDATLGDPDFGFVKSCYTGPVVNGPGGSAYCAPENGLCAFGGTRTVAYGAGGTFTTKSLSGGTACTNAVFGDPVPGTVKSCFLLPG; encoded by the coding sequence ATGGTCCCTGAACGGCGTGTCCGCGGTCGCCGCCGCGTCGCCGCTGCACTGAGCTGCGTACTCGCACTCCTCGTCTGGGCGCCCGCCCCGACCGCCTCCGCCGCCGCGCCGGGCACCCCGTGGCCCGCGGCCCCCGACTGGCAGAGCTACGTCCAGGCGCCGTCGAGCGCGACGGTCTGCCCGACCGCGGTGACCAGCACCTCCGGCGCCGTCACCGGCGCGCAGAACCTCGTGTGCGGCGGATCGGGCACCGCCACGCTGACCCTGACCGCGGGCGGCGCCACCCCGACCGTCGTCCTCGACTACGGCAAGAACGTCGGCGGCGTGCCCTACTTCGACGTCCGGGCCGCGTCCGGCTCGCCCACCCTCCAGGCCGGCTACAGCCAGGCCCGGCAGTACCTGACGGCGACCGGCGACGCCGCCCAGCCGTGGGCGGAGGGTGATCCGGCCCGCCACGACACGTACACCGTCTCCGGCCCGGGAACCATCACCAACCGCTACGAGCAGGGCGGTGAGCGGTACGAGGAGATCACCCTCACCTCACCGGGCAGCCTCACCCTCGGCGCGGCCGGCCTGCACTACATCGCCGACCGCACGACCGCCGACGGCTACCAGGGTTACTTCGTCTCCAGCTCCGACGAGCTCAACAGGATCTGGTACGACGGCGCCTACACCGGCCAGCTCGACTCCGCCCCGACCGGCTCGCTGCCCGGCAGCTGGACGATCACCGGCGGCGTGCTCGACAACTTCGGCGGCAACGCCGGCCTGCTCCGGCAGGGCACGTCCTGGGGCGACTACACGACCACCTTCGACACCCGGATCATCGCCGACCAGGCCGGCTGGGTGGTCCGCGGCCAGGACGCCGACAACGGCTATGTGTTCATCCTGAACGCCGCCGACGACACGGCGGGCACACCGAACACCCTCCAGGAGTTCGACGTGCACGACGGGACGTACACCAGTGTCGGCACCGCCCCGCTGCCCACGAGCCTGGCGCCGGACACCTGGCACACCGTCACCACCACGGCCGCCGGCACCACCGTGACCGTCTTCCTGGACGGTGTGAAGGTCGCCGCCGTCGACTCCGCGTCCTTCCCGGCCGGCACCCGCGCCTACCCGGCCGGCACCGTGGGCCTGCGCGAGTTCAACGGTGAGGAGGCCGACTTCCGCAACCTGAGCGTGGTGGCAAGCTCCGGCGCCACCCTCTACAGCAACCCGCTGAGCAGTGCCACGGCACTGGCGGACTTCACCGTCCCCGGCGTCAACACGCTGCCCTCCATCCTCGACGGAGCCGCGCGCGACCGCGCGGTCTGGAGCGGCGACCTGAACATCGAGGGCCCGACCGTCTACTACTCCACCGGCAACGCCTCCTATCTCAAAGGCGCGTTGCAGCTCCTGGGCAGCTACCAGCTCTCCAGCGGCTTCGTGGCCGGCGACAAACCGCCGCAGTCACCCCTGCACACCGGCGCACCCATAGCCGGCACCACCGGCGACTACTCCGCCTCGTACTCGGTCTACTGGCTGCTGGGCCTCGGCTCCTACTACCTCTACACCGGCGACACCGCGTTCATCCAGCAGGAATGGCCGGTCGTCAGGAACGAACTCGCCTGGAACGCCTCGCAGCTCGACGGCAACGGGCTGCTCACCACCACCGCGGCCGACGGCGCCGACTGGGACTTCTACGACAGCAACAAGACCGGTGAGGTCACCGCGTACAACCTCCTCTACTACCGGGCCCTGCTCGACGGCGCGCAGATCGCCACCGGGGCCGGGCAGGGCGCACAGGCCGCCGCGTACACCCAGCAGGCCGCCGCGCTGAAATCGGCCATCAACGCCCACCTGTTCAACACCACGACCGGGCTCTATCTCACCAGCAGCACCCAGACCTCCTCGGTCGCGCAGGACGCCAACGCGCTCGCCGTCCTCTACGGGGTCGCGCCCGCGGGAAGGGCCGCCTCGATCCTGGCGTCCCTGAAGTCCCGGCTGTGGACCAGCCCCTACGGTCCGCTGCCCTTCTCCTCCGACGCCGGCAACAGGCCGCTGGTCAGCCCCTTCATCAGCGGCTACGAACTCCAGGCCCGGCTGGCGGACAACGACACCGCCAACGCCGGGCAGCTGCTCAGCAGTGTGTGGGGCCACATGATCACCGCCGGCGGCTACGAGGGCGGCACCATGTGGGAGAACGTCTCCGCCGCCGACGGAACGCCAGGACTCGGCTCGGGCACCAGCCTGGCGCACGGCTGGTCCACCGCGCCGACCAGCGCCCTGTCGGGTTACGTGCTGGGCATCCAGCCGGCGTCCCCGGGCTACGCGACCTGGTCGGTACAGCCCCACCCGGGCGATCTGGCCTGGGCCGAAGGAAAGGCGCCGACACCGCACGGAGCCGTGCAGGTGTCGTGGGCGGGGGAGCACGGGGCCGGCGAGTTCGCGATGAGCGTGACCGCGCCCTCCGGCACCAGCGGCACCATCGCGGTGCCCACCTTCGGCGCCGCCTCCCCGGTCGTCGCGGTCAACGGCCAAGTGGTCTTCAGCGGCGGTGTGTTCACCGCCGCCCCCGGTGTCGGCGGCGCCCACCAGGACGCCGACTACGTCTACCTCACCGGTGTCCAGCCCGGCACCTACACGGTCGCCGCGAACCCGGGCGGTACGGCGCCGGCCGGTTACACCCTGTGTGCCCAGCAGAACGGCACCTGCGCCTTCACCGGCACCCAGTCGGTCGCCTACGGGGCGGCCGGCATCTACGACTACCGCACGGTCACCGGCGGCACCCCCTGCGACGACGCGACCCTCGGCGACCCCGACTTCGGCTTCGTCAAGTCCTGCTACACCGGCCCGGTCGTCAACGGCCCCGGCGGATCGGCGTACTGCGCCCCGGAGAACGGCCTGTGCGCCTTCGGCGGAACACGCACCGTCGCCTACGGCGCGGGCGGGACCTTCACCACCAAGTCGCTGTCCGGCGGGACCGCCTGCACCAACGCGGTGTTCGGCGATCCCGTGCCCGGCACGGTGAAGTCCTGCTTCCTGCTGCCTGGTTGA